A single genomic interval of Spinacia oleracea cultivar Varoflay chromosome 6, BTI_SOV_V1, whole genome shotgun sequence harbors:
- the LOC110795264 gene encoding non-specific lipid transfer protein GPI-anchored 9-like produces the protein MSKVVYLAFLVAVLVVSTPALAQDDGIPVPECVTELHPCGPFINSTTAEPPFECCQPLGTVIQNDLSCLCSVFSNVELIQSLSVNVSEAITLPERCSIPFDLVAQCQALMAQPEAPTMSPAEAPISGLSSGIALKGKGKKKSGASNIAWTGSAALGSFLLFATLMFY, from the exons ATGAGCAAAGTCGTGTACTTGGCTTTTTTGGTGGCGGTTTTGGTGGTTTCAACACCAGCACTAGCACAAGATGATGGTATTCCGGTACCGGAATGTGTGACCGAGCTCCACCCATGTGGGCCCTTTATTAACTCGACCACCGCAGAACCGCCATTTGAATGTTGCCAACCTTTGGGAACTGTGATTCAGAATGATCTATCATGCCTTTGTAGCGTTTTCAGCAACGTTGAGCTGATTCAGTCTTTGAGTGTCAACGTTTCTGAGGCAATTACCCTTCCAGAGCGTTGTAGCATCCCATTTGATTTAGTTGCTCAATGCCAAG CACTTATGGCGCAACCAGAAGCCCCAACAATGTCTCCGGCTGAAGCTCCAATTTCAG GTCTAAGTTCTGGAATTGCTCTCAAAGGAAAAGGTAAGAAAAAGAGTGGGGCCAGCAACATTGCGTGGACTGGATCAGCAGCTTTGGGCTCGTTCTTGCTTTTTGCAACTTTAATGTTCTATTGA
- the LOC110795228 gene encoding flagellar radial spoke protein 5 isoform X1, with protein sequence MTEILPYSCNKLVFASVRTKTRTRNVIGAVKLRPISCVATEAEKSSVVVKNGKDSLEMCRVVNGMWQTSGGWGKIDRDNAVDVMLRYADAGLATFDMADIYGPAEDLYGIFINRVRRERPPDVLEKVRGLTKWVPSPVKMTRSFVESNINVSRKRMDVACLDMLQFHWWDYANSGYLDALKHLTDLKDEGKIKTVALTNFDTERLRIILENEIPVVSNQVQHSIVDMRPQQKMAELCQQTGVKLITYGTVMGGLLSEKFLDTNLSIPFAGPSLNTPSLQKYKRMVDAWGGWSQFQVLLQVLNKIARKHGVSISTVAVKYILDQPAVAGSMIGVRLGLSEHIKDVNSVFSLELDEEDADSIREVSSRGRDLMTVIGDCGDEYRRA encoded by the exons ATGACAGAAATCTTACCTTATTCTTGCAACAAATTGGTGTTTGCTTCTGTAAGAACTAAAACTAGGACAAGAAATGTTATTGGAGCAGTTAAATTGAGGCCAATTTCTTGTGTAGCAACTGAAGCTGAAAAGAGTAGTGTTGTAGTTAAGAATGGGAAGGATTCTTTGGAAATGTGTCGAGTCGTTAATGGAATGTGGCAAACGAGTGGCGGGTGGGGAAAAATCGATAGGGACAATGCGGTTGATGTCATGCTTCGATATGCTGATGCTGGGCTTGCCACTTTTGATATGGCTGATATAT ATGGACCTGCTGAAGATCTTTATGGAATTTTTATTAATCGAGTCCGTCGTGAGCGCCCACCTGATGTTTTAGAAAAAGTCAGAGG TCTCACAAAATGGGTTCCCTCACCAGTTAAAATGACGAGGAGTTTTGTAGAAAGCAATATTAATGTTTCAAGGAAAAGAATGGATGTTGCTTGCTTGGACATGCTACAGTTCCACTG GTGGGACTATGCCAATTCTGGGTATCTAGATGCGCTGAAACATCTTACAGATCTTAAAGATGAAG GGAAAATTAAAACTGTGGCTCTTACAAATTTTGATACGGAGAGATTGCGAATAATTCTTGAAAATGAGATTCCCGTTGTTAGCAACCAG GTGCAACATTCGATTGTTGACATGCGTCCTCAACAGAAAATGGCAGAGCTTTGTCAACAAACTGGAGTTAAACTTATAAC GTATGGAACAGTTATGGGTGGTCTTTTATCAGAGAAGTTCCTTGATACCAACTTATCCATTCCGTTTGCTGGTCCTTCACTTAATACTCCCTCCCTACAGAAGTACAAAAGG ATGGTTGATGCATGGGGAGGATGGAGTCAATTCCAAGTATTGCTTCAAGTGCTGAACAAAATAGCTAGGAAGCACGGTGTGTCCATTTCAACTGTTGCTGTTAAATACATACTAGATCAG CCGGCTGTAGCAGGCTCCATGATAGGTGTCAGACTTGGGCTATCAGAGCATATTAAAGATGTTAATTCTGTATTTTCGCTTGAGCTTGATGAGGAAGATGCCGACAGCATTCGTGAAGTGTCTAGCAGGGGGAGGGATCTGATGACAGTGATTGGTGATTGTGGAGATGAGTATAGGCGCGCTTAA
- the LOC110795275 gene encoding non-specific lipid transfer protein GPI-anchored 3-like — protein MSKVLCLATLMVVQVVVLVSTPVLTRAQEGVDVPDCVTDLDDPCGPFVNSTTAIPPAACCQPLEMVLKNDISCLCTIFGSIDIIQTLSINVTEALTLPQRCGFQFDIIAQCQAMAPAPSSTPAIAPSPISGME, from the exons ATGAGCAAAGTATTATGCTTGGCTACTTTGATGGTGGTGCAGGTGGTGGTGTTGGTATCGACGCCGGTGCTAACACGTGCACAAGAGGGCGTAGACGTACCGGATTGCGTTACCGATCTAGACGACCCTTGTGGACCTTTTGTTAACTCCACAACCGCGATACCGCCAGCCGCATGTTGTCAACCCCTAGAGATGGTCCTTAAGAATGATATTTCTTGTCTTTGTACCATCTTTGGTAGTATTGACATTATCCAGACTTTGAGCATTAATGTTACCGAGGCACTTACTCTACCTCAACGTTGTGGGTTTCAATTTGATATTATTGCTCAATGCCAAG CTATGGCGCCGGCCCCATCATCGACTCCGGCAATAGCTCCAAGTCCAATTTCAG GTATGGAGTAA
- the LOC110795254 gene encoding non-specific lipid transfer protein GPI-anchored 9-like isoform X2 gives MAFMKEMMLVLVLATIMLVSTKAQEVPTSMSCIQGLMPCAQFINATNTPPATCCGPLKKAFETQLDCLCSVFENPELATASNVNMTQAMELPVKCGLKVSDPTNICHKGHGPHGASPSQAPVAGAPATVTSSPGSGSSSGASSVAWAGPISSLMLLFVGLMFY, from the exons ATGGCTTTTATGAAGGAGATGatgttggttttggttttggcaACAATAATGTTGGTTTCTACAAAAGCTCAAGAAGTACCAACAAGTATGTCGTGTATTCAAGGATTAATGCCATGTGCACAGTTTATCAACGCCACCAATACGCCACCAGCAACCTGTTGTGGGCCCCTTAAGAAGGCGTTTGAAACCCAATTGGATTGTCTTTGTTCTGTTTTTGAGAATCCTGAACTTGCTACTGCTTCTAATGTTAACATGACTCAAGCTATGGAGTTACCCGTCAAATGTGGGCTTAAAGTTAGTGACCCTACCAACATTTGTCACAAAG GACACGGTCCACATGGAGCATCACCAAGTCAAGCTCCGGTAGCTGGTGCACCTGCAACAGTAACTTCATCTCCTGGTTCAG GAAGTAGTAGTGGGGCAAGCAGTGTTGCATGGGCAGGACCAATTTCCAGCttgatgttgttgtttgtaggattgatgTTCTAttaa
- the LOC110795228 gene encoding flagellar radial spoke protein 5 isoform X2, translated as MSTFLHLNPLKAITINTPTRRNSTRLGRRSIRCDSAAEMSTEKHQIKVSNGNDSVEICRVLNGMWQTSGGWGRIDRDDAVEAMLRYTDAGLSTFDMADHYGPAEDLYGIFINRVRRERPPDVLEKVRGLTKWVPSPVKMTRSFVESNINVSRKRMDVACLDMLQFHWWDYANSGYLDALKHLTDLKDEGKIKTVALTNFDTERLRIILENEIPVVSNQVQHSIVDMRPQQKMAELCQQTGVKLITYGTVMGGLLSEKFLDTNLSIPFAGPSLNTPSLQKYKRMVDAWGGWSQFQVLLQVLNKIARKHGVSISTVAVKYILDQPAVAGSMIGVRLGLSEHIKDVNSVFSLELDEEDADSIREVSSRGRDLMTVIGDCGDEYRRA; from the exons ATGTCGACATTCCTTCACCTCAACCCTCTAAAAGCCATTACAATCAACACCCCTACTCGGCGTAACTCGACAAGACTCGGCCGGAGATCAATCAGGTGCGACTCGGCGGCGGAGATGTCGACGGAGAAGCACCAAATTAAGGTGAGTAACGGGAACGATTCGGTGGAGATATGCCGAGTTTTAAACGGAATGTGGCAAACAAGTGGTGGATGGGGACGTATCGACCGAGATGACGCCGTTGAAGCCATGCTCCGCTATACTGATGCTGGGCTTTCCACCTTCGACATGGCTGATCACT ATGGACCTGCTGAAGATCTTTATGGAATTTTTATTAATCGAGTCCGTCGTGAGCGCCCACCTGATGTTTTAGAAAAAGTCAGAGG TCTCACAAAATGGGTTCCCTCACCAGTTAAAATGACGAGGAGTTTTGTAGAAAGCAATATTAATGTTTCAAGGAAAAGAATGGATGTTGCTTGCTTGGACATGCTACAGTTCCACTG GTGGGACTATGCCAATTCTGGGTATCTAGATGCGCTGAAACATCTTACAGATCTTAAAGATGAAG GGAAAATTAAAACTGTGGCTCTTACAAATTTTGATACGGAGAGATTGCGAATAATTCTTGAAAATGAGATTCCCGTTGTTAGCAACCAG GTGCAACATTCGATTGTTGACATGCGTCCTCAACAGAAAATGGCAGAGCTTTGTCAACAAACTGGAGTTAAACTTATAAC GTATGGAACAGTTATGGGTGGTCTTTTATCAGAGAAGTTCCTTGATACCAACTTATCCATTCCGTTTGCTGGTCCTTCACTTAATACTCCCTCCCTACAGAAGTACAAAAGG ATGGTTGATGCATGGGGAGGATGGAGTCAATTCCAAGTATTGCTTCAAGTGCTGAACAAAATAGCTAGGAAGCACGGTGTGTCCATTTCAACTGTTGCTGTTAAATACATACTAGATCAG CCGGCTGTAGCAGGCTCCATGATAGGTGTCAGACTTGGGCTATCAGAGCATATTAAAGATGTTAATTCTGTATTTTCGCTTGAGCTTGATGAGGAAGATGCCGACAGCATTCGTGAAGTGTCTAGCAGGGGGAGGGATCTGATGACAGTGATTGGTGATTGTGGAGATGAGTATAGGCGCGCTTAA
- the LOC110795255 gene encoding uncharacterized protein, translating to MESRRISMALFVVIAIMVTILLTITPSSAQDGSENLGCWTNITNCMGTQEIIQCCPIIQQAIDDERNCFCLMRETVDQNATIASSFATIFSFCSISDSFQTLCPSGSGSSSPPAEEPSAPVEEPSAPVEEPSTPVEEPSAPEEEPSAAVEEPSSPPSDEGNCWSRITSCTETNSETDILQCCPVVRKEIADEKECFCSATDEVNAQDQADIDAFSQFLTLCKIPGTFDTLCPAGANNSTGRGRSRSRSTSISGSNKKVAYSVGLLLSSLLLINFLG from the exons atggAGAGTAGAAGAATAAGCATGGCATTATTTGTGGTAATTGCAATAATGGTGACAATACTACTAACAATTACACCTTCATCTGCACAAGATGGAAGTGAGAATTTGGGGTGTTGGACCAACATTACTAATTGCATGGGTACTCAAGAAATCATACAATGTTGTCCGATCATTCAACAAGCAATTGACGACGAAAGAAATTGCTTTTGTTTGATGAGAGAAACTGTCGATCAAAATGCAACTATCGCCTCATCTTTCGCTACCATCTTTTCCTTTTGTTCCATTTCTGATTCTTTTCAGACCTTATGCCCGTCTG GTTCCGGATCAAGCTCACCTCCAGCAGAAGAACCTTCGGCCCCAGTGGAAGAACCTTCGGCCCCGGTAGAAGAACCCTCGACCCCAGTGGAAGAGCCCTCGGCCCCAGAAGAAGAACCTTCTGCTGCAGTAGAAGAGCCCTCTTCACCACCAA GTGATGAAGGAAATTGTTGGTCAAGGATCACAAGTTGTACCGAAACAAATTCAGAAACTGATATATTACAATGCTGCCCCGTCGTCAGAAAGGAAATAGCAGATGAAAAAGAGTGCTTTTGTTCTGCTACAGATGAGGTTAATGCTCAAGATCAGGCTGATATCGACGCCTTCTCACAGTTTTTGACACTTTGCAAAATCCCCGGCACTTTTGACACATTATGCCCTGCCGGTGCGAATAACAGTACCGGCAGAGGGCGGAGCAGAAGCAGGAGCACAAGTATAAGTGGTAGTAACAAGAAAGTTGCATATTCAGTTGGATTACTTCTTAGTTCATTACTCTTGATAAATTTTTTGGGATGA
- the LOC110795191 gene encoding uncharacterized protein, translating into MKVVLIMIMVVVLVLCSLSSTWAQMSKMPPCVAKLESCSNKAMENTDFTSAEIPCCSEWAQEIKDNTQCVCDNFKPYLASLSDFFKVCKIDAPTCPTGGSSTGKVSTGSAISSNTNNGATNILSSTVGLILPTILLLVLTIILN; encoded by the exons atgaaGGTGGTGTTGATTATGATTATGGTAGTGGTGCTAGTGTTATGTTCTTTGTCATCAACTTGGGCACAAATGTCGAAAATGCCACCATGTGTAGCAAAATTGGAAAGTTGCTCAAACAAAGCAATGGAAAACACTGATTTTACTAGTGCTGAAATTCCATGCTGTTCTGAATGGGCTCAAGAAATTAAAGATAACACACAATGTGTATGTGACAACTTTAAGCCTTACTTGGCTTCATTATCTGATTTTTTCAAGGTTTGCAAGATAGATGCTCCTACATGCCCAACAG GTGGTAGTAGCACCGGAAAGGTGAGTACTGGTAGTGCGATATCGAGCAACACAAATAACGGTGCAACCAACATTTTATCATCTACAGTTGGATTAATACTACCAACAATTCTGCTCTTGGTTTTGACAATAATACtcaattaa
- the LOC130464284 gene encoding uncharacterized protein, producing the protein MKVVMLKIVIVLMLCSSSTTLAQMPQLNDLLSPCLKKLNECYKNSIDLTKMAESAVFSPPGETQLQCCTEWSQQIKENTRCLCKAFKSDLTAFTDTFNVCNLNVSTTSMCQGISNSGIANKISYSIGFLPILLFILTIIVKP; encoded by the exons atgaAGGTGGTGATGTTGAAGATTGTAATTGTACTAATGTTGTGttcatcatcaacaacattagCACAAATGCCGCAATTAAATGATTTATTATCACCATGTTTAAAGAAACTAAATGAGTGCTATAAAAACAGTATAGACTTGACCAAAATGGCGGAATCTGCAGTCTTCTCCCCCCCAGGAGAAACTCAACTTCAATGCTGCACAGAGTGGTCACAACAAATCAAGGAAAACACAAGGTGTTTATGCAAAGCCTTTAAATCTGATCTCACTGCGTTTACGGATACTTTCAATGTTTGCAACCTCAATGTTTCTACTACCTCTATGTGCCAAG GTATTAGCAACAGTGGGATCGCTAACAAGATTTCATATTCAATTGGATTTCTACCAATTCTACTCTTCATTTTGACAATAATAGTCAAACCTTAA
- the LOC110795254 gene encoding non-specific lipid transfer protein GPI-anchored 9-like isoform X1, with protein MAFMKEMMLVLVLATIMLVSTKAQEVPTSMSCIQGLMPCAQFINATNTPPATCCGPLKKAFETQLDCLCSVFENPELATASNVNMTQAMELPVKCGLKVSDPTNICHKDVGHGPHGASPSQAPVAGAPATVTSSPGSGSSSGASSVAWAGPISSLMLLFVGLMFY; from the exons ATGGCTTTTATGAAGGAGATGatgttggttttggttttggcaACAATAATGTTGGTTTCTACAAAAGCTCAAGAAGTACCAACAAGTATGTCGTGTATTCAAGGATTAATGCCATGTGCACAGTTTATCAACGCCACCAATACGCCACCAGCAACCTGTTGTGGGCCCCTTAAGAAGGCGTTTGAAACCCAATTGGATTGTCTTTGTTCTGTTTTTGAGAATCCTGAACTTGCTACTGCTTCTAATGTTAACATGACTCAAGCTATGGAGTTACCCGTCAAATGTGGGCTTAAAGTTAGTGACCCTACCAACATTTGTCACAAAG ATGTAGGACACGGTCCACATGGAGCATCACCAAGTCAAGCTCCGGTAGCTGGTGCACCTGCAACAGTAACTTCATCTCCTGGTTCAG GAAGTAGTAGTGGGGCAAGCAGTGTTGCATGGGCAGGACCAATTTCCAGCttgatgttgttgtttgtaggattgatgTTCTAttaa